Genomic DNA from Thermotoga petrophila RKU-1:
AATCGAACATTCTCCTCTTCGATGATTCTTTTGATGGTCTCAATCGTCATAACAACACCTCCTCTTGAACATAAAAAATCATTGTGGTATAATCAATATCCCAAGACACGAAATAAAGTTGTTTGGGCCAGTAAAAATCAAAAAAAACAATCCTTTCTGTCCCCGGGGACAGAGGGGTTTTTCTTTTTGCATCTTTATGCGTAGAATATAACAGCCGTTTGTGAATTGCAAATTATTTGGAAGTTAAAAAGCGGTTTAGAAATATCTTCAGAAACAAGAACACGGCATATCCTATAGCAAGGCCAAGAGCGCTTCTGTAGATAGAAACCACCAGAGGCGTTTTAACATGACAGAACGTGTTGAACATCGAAACGAGTGCAACGCTGCCAAAACTCTCTCTGAGAAAATCGTATTCTCTGAATCCTTCCAACCAGAAAAACGGGTAGCACACAATTTCCTTGAAACGGGGCCGAACCATCAAAACACTCTCCAGCCAGTCTCTGAACTTTCTTTCAACTTCCAGCACCCATCCCGAATTTCCCGAACGCATAAGATAATAGAAACCCACAGGAATGGCAAGGAAAAGGAGAGGCAGGTACTTTTTCCAGTTTCTTCTGTTCTTCCAAAGTCCTGAAAGAAAGAGAAGCCCGGGAAGAAGCACGAGTGAAAGTTTCACTCCGCGGAAGTCCAGGATACCGTTGAGGTGGTACAGATCGCTGAGACTCAGAGACAGAGAGATCGACAGAAAGAGAAAACTCAACACTTTCAACCATTTCTTTTTCGGCACAAAATACGCCGCCAGTGTACCGGAAACAAAAAGGAGAGACACGAACCATTCCCTTGAAAAAGGCAAAACGAGAACTATAGATAGAAGCAGAGGGTTCAGAGAGATTATCATAAGAATGGGAGGTATCAAGAAGATCCACTTCGGGAAAGGCGGTTCAGATTCTGGAGGAGCCGGAAACGGTACAACTTTTCCTTTGAAATAACTGGAAAGCCTCTGAACGAGGAACTCTTTTTCGTCTATGTCCCTTATCCAGAGAACCTCCACACTTCGTTCAAGAACGGCTCTTTTGTACCTGTGAAACAGCGCTTCTTCGTCCAGATTTAGCTTTTCTATCTCTTCGGGTTTCACCGTGTGAACACGAAAGAAGAGGCCGTCTTTCTTCAAAAGCACGACTTTTCTTGCGAAATCGTAAGATGGATCGAACTCTACAATCCCAAGCCATTTTCCTTTCAATTTCTCTGCCAACTCTTGAGGTTCCCAGAAGAGAGGTTCACCTTTGAGAATCACGATCTCGGCTTCCGGTGGCAAATCTTTTCTGCTCGAAAGGTCAAAGAGAACCACTCGCTTTCCATCGATCATGTCGTCGAACAGAAAGGAAAATTCCATCCCTTTCCTGTCATAAGCCACCCTTTCTGGAAGAAAGAACACGATGAGAACAACAGAACTCACCAGAAAAATGAGAAAAAGACTATTTCTCAAGTTTGTAAACTTCTTCACCCATCATCACCTCGACTTCTTCCCTAGTCCAGCCGAAGATCAAACTCCCTTTCAGGGAGAGTCCGCCGATCTGGATTTTCCTTTTTGGTCCCAGATACACGGGAACGGGCCTTTCTCTCACAATCACTCTGTGCGGTCTGTTCACCACAAAGAAAGCGGTACTCGTGTTACCGAAAGTATCCGTAGCCTTCACAAAGACAACGTGATGCCCATCTGGTATCTTCTGGACTTCTCTTCCATCGCAGATGTATTCAACTCGAAAAGAAGAAGCGTCTTCTATCTTCTCCGGAGAGAGAACGAGTGGAGGAGTGGTGTCTCTCACCTCGACTTTCATTCTCAAAAAATTTCCAGATTCATC
This window encodes:
- a CDS encoding DUF5693 family protein, yielding MKKFTNLRNSLFLIFLVSSVVLIVFFLPERVAYDRKGMEFSFLFDDMIDGKRVVLFDLSSRKDLPPEAEIVILKGEPLFWEPQELAEKLKGKWLGIVEFDPSYDFARKVVLLKKDGLFFRVHTVKPEEIEKLNLDEEALFHRYKRAVLERSVEVLWIRDIDEKEFLVQRLSSYFKGKVVPFPAPPESEPPFPKWIFLIPPILMIISLNPLLLSIVLVLPFSREWFVSLLFVSGTLAAYFVPKKKWLKVLSFLFLSISLSLSLSDLYHLNGILDFRGVKLSLVLLPGLLFLSGLWKNRRNWKKYLPLLFLAIPVGFYYLMRSGNSGWVLEVERKFRDWLESVLMVRPRFKEIVCYPFFWLEGFREYDFLRESFGSVALVSMFNTFCHVKTPLVVSIYRSALGLAIGYAVFLFLKIFLNRFLTSK